The DNA sequence ATCTGTCAAATGGCGGCGTTACGCGAAGATCTAAAAACTATAAAGAACTTGTCCCGGACGATTACGAGTTATTAAATGTAAATTACAAAAAATTCAGAGAAAAGTGGAAAAAATTATTGCCTATAAACATACCATGAGTTGCGATATTGTTGTTCCTATTTGGAATCAGTTAAGGCATACAAAAGAATGCTTGAGTTCTCTGTTTAAATCTACATCTTTTCCCTTTAGATTGATTATAGTTGATAACGCCAGCGATGCCCGCACAGCGCAATATTTAGATAGCGTTAAAGAAAAAAGCCCTGAGCAGGTTAGTTTAATCAGGAATAGTGAGAATCTGGGCTGGGTTAAAGCAGTCAATCAAGGTCTCTTCCATTCGGATTCTTCATATCTATGTGTTATGAATAACGATACCGTGGTATATCCGGGATGGCTCTCTGAAATGATTGGTGCTGCAGAAAAGGACGAATTAACCGGCATAGTTAATCCTTTGTGGGAACTACCAAAGCGATATAGAGGAACGCGGGAGGATTATTTTAGTAAGATAGTTACTCAACAGCGCGGAAACTTCATAGAAACAGATTGGGCAAGGGGATTTTGTCTTCTTATAAAAAGAAAAGTAATAAATAAAGTTGGAGGGTTGGATGAGACTTTTTCGCCTGGTTATTACGATGACTGGGATTATTCGGCCAGAGCCATAAAGGCAGGATTTAGATGCGTAAGGGCAAAGGGAGCGTTTGTCTGGCATTATAAGAGCACAACCTACCCTGAAGTCTTAGGGACATCAGGCGCCGACACTCTTTTTCAGAATAAAGGGAAAATTTTTTATAAGCGATGGGGCAGGCCTTTAAGAATTCTCTTAATCATCGATTCTTTCTTGAATGGAGATCTTCCTTTGCTAAAAAACTTTGGATTGTTATTGTTAAGAAACCAGAATAAATTATTTGTTATAAGCAACCAAAAAGGATTAGATATAGAACATACAAATTGCATAATGAAATATTCCACAAACTCTATGTTGAGGATGAGGTCTGTATTA is a window from the Patescibacteria group bacterium genome containing:
- a CDS encoding glycosyltransferase family 2 protein; this translates as MEKIIAYKHTMSCDIVVPIWNQLRHTKECLSSLFKSTSFPFRLIIVDNASDARTAQYLDSVKEKSPEQVSLIRNSENLGWVKAVNQGLFHSDSSYLCVMNNDTVVYPGWLSEMIGAAEKDELTGIVNPLWELPKRYRGTREDYFSKIVTQQRGNFIETDWARGFCLLIKRKVINKVGGLDETFSPGYYDDWDYSARAIKAGFRCVRAKGAFVWHYKSTTYPEVLGTSGADTLFQNKGKIFYKRWGRPLRILLIIDSFLNGDLPLLKNFGLLLLRNQNKLFVISNQKGLDIEHTNCIMKYSTNSMLRMRSVLNIVDNFRHTSCKRYSSILCSSKISQFLRKFPFIRNNYLIKELQTCLKNEKDLIKDLADLKKYE